Within Limisalsivibrio acetivorans, the genomic segment AACCCCGGCTCCGGCTGTAACATTAAAGGAGAGCCTGCACCACAGGTTAACTTCCCCGCTCTTCTTAAGGCGATGGGGGTTAACAACATCCGTACAGTGGACCCCTTCAATGTGGAGGACTGCCTTGATGCACTTAAAGAGGAGACGGCTAAGGACGAGGTGAGCGTTATCCTCACAAACCGTCCCTGCATATTTGCGGACAGGAGCGTAATGAAGCCTCCTTTCTATGTGGATGAGGACAACTGCTGCGGCTGCACAGCCTGCACAAGGCTTGGCTGTCCGGCAATCCTCTGGAAGAAGGATGAGAAGAAGGCATTTATAGACGAAACACTCTGCACGGGCTGCGAGCTTTGCTCCAACGTATGCAGGTTCGATGCCATACATCAGAGGGAGTCATAGAATGAAAGATTACGATATACTTATGGTCGGTGTCGGCGGACAGGGTACGGTTCTATCCAGCGATATTGTTTGCGAGGTAGCCCTTGCCGGTGGTTCCGATGTTAAGAAGAGCGAGATACACGGCATGGCTCAGAGGGGTGGAAGCGTTGTTTCCCATGTGAGAATCGGCAAGAGGGTAAGTTCCCCCGTTCTCCCGCTGAAAGGAGCAGACATAATCCTATCATTTGAGGATATGGAGTTCCTCCGTTATCCCGAGTATGTTAACGATGAAACGGTGCTTATACTGAACCGTTATAAGATATACCCCCCTTCGGTGGCCTCCGGTGATGAAAACTATCCCGAGAGTCAGGTTGCAGATCTTAAGGATAGATTCAGCACCGTTTTCGAGATGGACGCCATGGAGATGGCCCAGAAGATAGGTAATCCAAAGGTTGCGGGGATGGTGCTCCTCGGCAAGCTCGCCTCCCTTCTGCATTATGAGCAGGAGGTCTGGAAGGAGGTTGTCAGCAAAAAGGTTCCGCCCAAGACCGTTGAACTCAACCTGAAGGCCTTCGATGCAGGCTTCGGGAGCTGATTTCAGAAACTTCGATTTTCATATCCATACAAATTTCAGCTCGGACGGCGTTCTGTCACCTTTCCAGGTGCTTAACGCCCTCCGCAGCAGGAATTTCTCCCATTTTTCCATAACAGACCACAATACCGTAGCAGGTGTTACCGATCTCCTTAAGTCTGCCGGTGATGAAGGATGCCGTAAGATTGACTTCGTTTCCGGGATAGAGCTCTCCACGAACTTTGAGGATGTCGAGATCCATCTTATATCCTATGGCGTTGATACGGCCCATTCCGGTCTCCTTGAGCTTCTTTCGGAGTTCGAAGGTAACAGGAGAAGGCAGGCGGAGCTGAGGGTTGATAAGATGCGAAGCCTCGGTTTCTCCATAGATCTGGACAGGCTCATGGAGATGGCGCAGGGGAAGACCCCCTCTGGCGTAACCTTTCTTAAGGCGCTTGCGGAGTATCCTGAAAACCATGACAAACTGGAGCCCTACCTCGAGGGTGAACGTTCTGACAGCCCCTATACGAATTTCTATTTCGACTACTTCTTCAGAGGGGGGAGGGCGTATGTTGATGCCCCTCTGCTCGACTATATGAAGACGGTGGAAACACTGCGGGATGATTCCTTCCTGTGCATAGCCCACCCCGGTCAGTATCCTGAGGATAAGCCGTCAAAGCTGGCTGTTGAGGGTGTTCGTGGGATCGAGGCGTATTCATCATATCACGATGGGGAAAAGACCGATGACTTCCTGGATCTTGCCGTGCGTAAGGGTATGCTCCCCGTTGCAGGAAGCGATTTCCACGGTCACCGGATTAAGCCGGGGATCCATCTCGGCGGACACAGCTGTTCCGATGCGGATATGCCCCTTCGTTTAATGGAGGGTGTACAAAGCACCGGAGGCACAATCTTCCCCCTCTAGCCCCTAATCCTCTGAAAACGGGGATCCTGCGGACAATTCATACGTAAAAACCCTTGCTTTGCCTATGTGCTTGTGTTAATGTTTCATCCGGTGGGCTGAAAACCCACCAATTTTTTTGTGAGAATTTATGGCAGTATCAAGAGATAAAGAGATTATTGAAAAAGTGCGAGCCGCCGCAGTGTCCGTTGCAGAAGGGCACGGGGTGGAGCTGTTCGACATTACCTTCCGCAGTGAACGCGGTGGGAGAGTGCTCCGGATCTATATCGACAGGGACAATGAAACCCCGGGGCTTGAGGAATGCGCCCTGGTCAGCAGGGATCTATCCGAAATTCTAGATAAAGAAGACATCATTCCCTACGAGCGGTATAATCTAGAGGTATCCACTCCGGGGCTGGACCGGCCGCTCAGAAATGAAAGGGATTTCGAAAAATACACAGGCAAACTCTGCAAGATAACCATGAAGGTTAAGGATGAAACCGGCCGTAAAAACTACACCGGAAGGATTAACGGTGTTGATAACGGTTCGGTCCTTATTTACGTGGATAAGGAGAGCAAAGAGTTTGCCCTTGAAATTGACAACATCTCCAAAGCAAGGCTAGAGATAGAGATTTAGGAGGAACAATGATCAAGGAGCTTGCGAAAGTCGCAGATGAACTTGGAAGGGAGAAAGGAATATCCAGAGATATCCTTTCCGAGGCTCTGAAAGAGGCCGTAACCGCAGCCATAGGCAGAAAGATAGGTAAATATCTTGAGCCGGATGTGGAGGTGGATCTTGAGAAGGGAAGCATAGAGATTAGCATTCCCAAAGAGGTCTGCGAAGAGGTAGACAACAAATGGTATGAGATACACATCGATGATGCACAGGCCTATAAGGAGGGTGCAGAGCTTGGTGATGTAATTATGATACCCGCAACCCTTGAGGATCTTGGCCGTCAGGCTGCTCTGGTTGCGAAGCAGAAGCTTTTCGAAAAGCTTCGTGATGCGGAGAAGCAGGTTGTCCTTGATGACTTTCAGGGCAGGATAGGCGAGGTTGTGAACGGTGTACTCCTTAAGGCGGATCGTGATAACCTTATCATTAATATAGGTAAAACAGAGGCTCTTCTTCCCAAGAGGGAGATGATCCCCGGTGATTTCTTTAACAGAGGGGATTATGTTCGTGCGCTCCTCCTTGATATAAAGACCATAAAAGGATGGCCCCAGCTCATCCTATCCCGAACCCATCCGGAGTTCATGAAGAAGCTCTTCGAGGCTGAGATACCCGAGGTCTTCGAAGGTATCATCGAGGTTAAGTCCGTATCCAGAGAGCCCGGAGACAGGGCGAAGGTTGCCGTTTATACCCAGAACAGCAACATCGACCCCGTAGGCGCATGTATTGGCCTTAAGGGTTCAAGGATCAACTCCATCAGCAACGAGCTCAGGGGTGAGAAGATCGACGTTGTGGAGTGGTCACCCGATACGGTGAAGTTCGTGTGCAATGCTATCTCCCCTGCGGATGTTGTTCTTACCAACGTCTTTGAGGACGAGAATACCATCGAGGTTGTTGTTCCCGACGATCAGCTCTCCCTCGCCATCGGTAAAAAGGGGCAGAACGTTCGCCTCGCCGCAAGGCTCACCGAGTGGAGGCTTGATGTTCTTAAGGAGAGCGAGTACGCCGAGATCAGAAAGGAGCGTCTCGCAGCCCAGGAACAGGAGCTCAAGGACTTCTACGTTCTTTATAACCTTGAGAACCTCGAAGGTCTGAGTGATGAGGATATATCAAAGCTCATTGAGGCCGGAATAGATGATATCGAGAAGCTTTCGAACTCCTCCGTGGATGAGATAATTGCATATCTCGAGCTGGAAGAGGACGAGGCCGTTCAGGTTATCAACAAGGCCATCGATTACCTCGCCTCCAAACTTGAGGAAGAGGGGATCTTTGAGGATGAAGTTCCCGAAGATGTAGACCTCGATGACGAGGATGCTTCCGTCGAAGAAGAGGAAGCGGGAGAAGAGGATTAGTATAAACGACCGCACCTGTATCGCCTGCGGAAAGGAAGGGGATAAGTCAGAATTCTTCCGTTTCGTTTC encodes:
- a CDS encoding indolepyruvate oxidoreductase subunit beta; translated protein: MKDYDILMVGVGGQGTVLSSDIVCEVALAGGSDVKKSEIHGMAQRGGSVVSHVRIGKRVSSPVLPLKGADIILSFEDMEFLRYPEYVNDETVLILNRYKIYPPSVASGDENYPESQVADLKDRFSTVFEMDAMEMAQKIGNPKVAGMVLLGKLASLLHYEQEVWKEVVSKKVPPKTVELNLKAFDAGFGS
- a CDS encoding PHP domain-containing protein, yielding MQASGADFRNFDFHIHTNFSSDGVLSPFQVLNALRSRNFSHFSITDHNTVAGVTDLLKSAGDEGCRKIDFVSGIELSTNFEDVEIHLISYGVDTAHSGLLELLSEFEGNRRRQAELRVDKMRSLGFSIDLDRLMEMAQGKTPSGVTFLKALAEYPENHDKLEPYLEGERSDSPYTNFYFDYFFRGGRAYVDAPLLDYMKTVETLRDDSFLCIAHPGQYPEDKPSKLAVEGVRGIEAYSSYHDGEKTDDFLDLAVRKGMLPVAGSDFHGHRIKPGIHLGGHSCSDADMPLRLMEGVQSTGGTIFPL
- the rimP gene encoding ribosome maturation factor RimP; this translates as MAVSRDKEIIEKVRAAAVSVAEGHGVELFDITFRSERGGRVLRIYIDRDNETPGLEECALVSRDLSEILDKEDIIPYERYNLEVSTPGLDRPLRNERDFEKYTGKLCKITMKVKDETGRKNYTGRINGVDNGSVLIYVDKESKEFALEIDNISKARLEIEI
- the nusA gene encoding transcription termination factor NusA, translating into MIKELAKVADELGREKGISRDILSEALKEAVTAAIGRKIGKYLEPDVEVDLEKGSIEISIPKEVCEEVDNKWYEIHIDDAQAYKEGAELGDVIMIPATLEDLGRQAALVAKQKLFEKLRDAEKQVVLDDFQGRIGEVVNGVLLKADRDNLIINIGKTEALLPKREMIPGDFFNRGDYVRALLLDIKTIKGWPQLILSRTHPEFMKKLFEAEIPEVFEGIIEVKSVSREPGDRAKVAVYTQNSNIDPVGACIGLKGSRINSISNELRGEKIDVVEWSPDTVKFVCNAISPADVVLTNVFEDENTIEVVVPDDQLSLAIGKKGQNVRLAARLTEWRLDVLKESEYAEIRKERLAAQEQELKDFYVLYNLENLEGLSDEDISKLIEAGIDDIEKLSNSSVDEIIAYLELEEDEAVQVINKAIDYLASKLEEEGIFEDEVPEDVDLDDEDASVEEEEAGEED